The Lentisphaerota bacterium DNA window CACGTGTGCAAGGAGACAATCTACAAGCACGTGTACGAGGATGCGAAGGTTGGCGGCGACCTGTGGAAGTGCCTCCCGCGGGCGAAGCGCAAGCGCAAGCGGCGCTGCCCGCGGCAGGAGGGACGCGGGCGCGGTATAATCCCGGGGAGGCGGGGGATCGAGACACGCCCGCCCGAAGTCGAACAGCGGATCACGGTCGGGCACTGGGAGGGCGACCTGGTTGTCGGGGCGAACGCGACGGGCTACCTGGTGACGCTGGTGGAGCGGGTCACGCGCTTCACGCTTGTGGGCTGGTCGCGGACCAAGGAGGCGGACGAGGTGGCCGCCGAGGTCATCCGCCTGCTCGGCATGATCAACGTGGCCTGCACGGGGATCACGTTCGACAACGGCAAGGAGTTCGCCCGGCACGCTGAGATCGCCTCGGCCCTGAAGGCGGACGTGTTTTTCGCCCGCCCGTACCACTCTTGGGAGCGCGGGACGAACGAGAACACCAACGGGCTGATCCGGCGCTTGTTCCCGAAGAGCGAGTCTTTCGCGGCGATGGGCGCGGCGGATCTGCACAGGATCGACATCTTTCTGAACGACCGCCCGCGCAAGTGCCTTGCCTGGCAGACGGCGAGGGAGGTGATGGCCGCCTTCCTTGCCGCAGCCGCGTGAGCGGCGTCGGCCAGGAAAGGGTGATGTTTGTTTTTCTCCCCCAGCCCCCCGTCCGGCGGAATACCGCCG harbors:
- a CDS encoding IS30 family transposase — its product is MEGDKVTYDRVTEIERSQIYVLRQEGKGNNAIARAIGRNKGTVSREVRRNRGQRGYRHQQAQRKAEERAARPGPRRFTEEVRLDAEEKLRKGWTPEIICGRAELEGRAHVCKETIYKHVYEDAKVGGDLWKCLPRAKRKRKRRCPRQEGRGRGIIPGRRGIETRPPEVEQRITVGHWEGDLVVGANATGYLVTLVERVTRFTLVGWSRTKEADEVAAEVIRLLGMINVACTGITFDNGKEFARHAEIASALKADVFFARPYHSWERGTNENTNGLIRRLFPKSESFAAMGAADLHRIDIFLNDRPRKCLAWQTAREVMAAFLAAAA